In Setaria italica strain Yugu1 chromosome IX, Setaria_italica_v2.0, whole genome shotgun sequence, the genomic stretch ttattaatataaTGGCAATATCCCCCACTTAATTCACAAGAGATTCATATTGGCTTTGTGTAATTCTGGAAACTGTCATTGATATCGTAAAAAAAATGTGGAATGCTACAAATATTTTTAAACCTAGTTCAACAAGTAACTACACATGATCAGTAGATATGAGACTCCGAGTTCTGATGATCTGAACATTCTTGCTGTTTGGTCATGGCCTGAAGGTAGCCTCCATTGCTGAGAGCCACAAGAAAAATGAGCTGTAATTACAGACATTTCAAATACATGTAGTGCCTACACAAATTAACTGAGGGTGCTGAGCCAACATGAAACAATACCACAGATTGGCCTGAAGAACAGCTTCTCATTCCCTCCAGGTCCAATTATAGAAAACACACATGCAATTGTTAAGCAAAAGCTCCTTGGTTTTGTTCATGCGAGCAAGAAGATAACCTAACTTCTCACCGTTTATAGAAAAAATAGATTACGACATGTACATTTCAGCAATGATGATTTCCACGAAGGCATATAAGACCTAGAATTGTAGCATTGCAATTTCCATTAAAAAACAGATGTACAATAAGCTTTAATTAACAACCAGCTTGTGCCATTGTTGTCATTATTGCTTGCAAGGAGTTGTTCAGAGAATTAACTACATTGACAAATACAAAAGGGATAGGGCATTCCAAAGTTATTTAATCCCACTTTTATTAAAACATCTAGATACTATCCTTCGTAGTAGGTTAGGCAGAATGCTTCCTGGTAGGTTTAATTTGTATGGCTTGTGAATGTCCAGAATAACAAGGATAAAACACATGATTTTATCATCGTTGATGGGGCACTGAAAAGCATTAGTTcattcttctcctctctctgAATAATTCCTGTGTGTTTAATCTAAGAGAGCACCAGAAAAATTAAGAGCAAAATGCGAATTGCAAACACACAGGGATATGTATTAAAAACGTATCATGCATGaagtaaaataaaatattttttaatacattACCTTTCTATTATTTAATTTATGTCTGTTCAATCATGTTTCTAACATGTTGCTACCTCGTGGGTTCCAAGTGAGACATTCACAGCTCAATATATCGATATGCTCATTGACCGTGAAGGCACAGGTAATATGCTAGTATGCTAGAAACATTAAGCACTCATCGTTTGACTGTCTTAATATGCTTTGGTATACAAATTCCATGCAATTTGGCAATTAACCTATGTAGCCATGGAACAAACGGGTAAATCAGGTAAGCAGAGATAAACCTGCCCATGAGATAAATAATCAAACCTAATGAACGACGTAAGATAAGATGTATGGTAAACCAACCATTCGGTTCAGTTCGTACTCCTGCAGATTATGTAATCAGCTTGCATCATGCTTGCATGCATTTTGGAAGGTATACGTACCTTCCCAGCCGGTGTGGCTCTGCAGAAGTGCAGATCGTGATCGGTGCAACCCTGTAACGGCGTCAGGAACACAGGCGCCGGTGGCGTGGTCGAGGAGGATGCCCTTCcccacgacggcggcgggggatgTAGACAGCGAGGACGTCGGCGATGCGGGACTGGAGCACGATCATgagggaggcggtggcgtcCAAAGAGAAACACTTGTAGATCAGGTGATGCAAAAGTAAAACAAACAACAATGGGCAACAAACCCTTTTAGAATCGTCAGTTTTTTCGGTCTGCCCCTCCTTTCGTCACACCCTCGATCTGCCAGATGAGCCTGTGTGAGGGGTACGAAAATATAACTCCAGGTGAAAATTGTTTTCAATTCTCTCTCCCTTTATAGTATATAGATTATGCTTAACCAGCAGTAAGCCGCCCATTTGAGCGGGCTTAAAAGAATATTTGATTACGAACAGGAGGTTAGTGGAGACCAAAGAATATATGCTCTGCGCCTCTGCTTACCTTTTGTCGGGAACTTTAATAATTCTGTAATTACAAGAGGCTCTTTTCAAGAGTACCTGGACCCGTTGAAATCCTTTGCGTGGTTGAACGGACTACTCAAATCATTCCCTGTGTAACTTACGCCTTCCATGTTGGATAACGCACTCGTACGATAGCAACAGCCTTTATACTGCGCTCCACATGGAAACCGCCTTCCGGTACAGAAGACGGAGGTTTACTAGTGCGCGTCTCTTCGGATTCCTTGAGCCTAGAAGCTTCCGATTTCGAAACACGGGGACCAACGCCATCTCCATAGTCCAAACCCCCCCAAACCCTCGTTTCCCTTCGCCATTATCCGAACCCCTGACAAGCCCCAAGCAAGCTCCGACCACAGAACTGAGCCCAAAATggcggccgcctcctccatgCTCACCGCCGCGTCGCTCTCCTTCTCCGCGCTCCCGTCATCGCGCCTCCGtgccgctcctcccgccgccgcctccttcgccgcggcgccgcgtcGCGCGGCTGCCGCACCCGTCGTcgtgcgcgcggcggccgcctcgtcCAAGGCCACggctgcggcggaggcggccccgaagaagaagagggcgacCGGCATCACCCAGCCGAAGCCCGTCTCGCCGGCGCTGCAGGCAATCGTGGGCGTCCCGGAAATCCCCCGCACCGAGGCTCTCAAGCGCCTCTGGGCCTACATCAAGCAGCACAACCTTCAGGTCCCGAGCATAACCCTAACTTACTTACCCTGTATCTGTAGAGCGGTCGGTGTATCTTGTTTGGATGCATAGTACATACGTTTAATAGCTTCTAACTGGAACTAATGTAGGATTTTACTCTTAAAGGTACCTCATTTTAGTTGATCTGGTTCAGGATTCTGCCTATAGTCACTGTAGGATTCTGCCAGTAGTCAATTTATCAATTAGCATCCTGCCAATAGTCAATGTATCGATAAGGATTCAGCCAATAGTCACTGCATCAGTTAGGATTTTGCTTATGAACTAATATTATTCTTGCTATAAGCATCGCAATGCTTTGGTGCTGTGATTTGTTTTTATTCAATTATTCGTAGGTGAATGTAATGCCCTGTGGCCGTCGGCGGCTCGCCGGCAGCGTGAGATCAACACAGGCAGAGAGATTGGAGTATGGTTGGGGAAGG encodes the following:
- the LOC101762425 gene encoding upstream activation factor subunit spp27 — its product is MAAASSMLTAASLSFSALPSSRLRAAPPAAASFAAAPRRAAAAPVVVRAAAASSKATAAAEAAPKKKRATGITQPKPVSPALQAIVGVPEIPRTEALKRLWAYIKQHNLQDPADKKVVVCDEKLKALFAERERVGFLEIAKLLNPHFVK